A stretch of DNA from Diospyros lotus cultivar Yz01 chromosome 14, ASM1463336v1, whole genome shotgun sequence:
AATCCCACAAAGGTTCATGAATAAGTTACACCAGATCGCATAACTTTTGAACAAGTTACAAACTAAACACGAAGAGCTAATCTGCAACAATACTTCTTCAATTTGACAATCCACGCTCCCAACTAAGCTTTTCTCTGATAACAAcgcaaatttatatatacaagttAAATATGGGGAAAAATGGCCAGCAAAATCAGAAGTAAAGGGGAAAACCTCTCTTTTGACGgctttaaaaaaaagaaaaaaaaatctctttgaCCAATTGTGTGAAGACGATAAAAACTAGAGGAATCCacaaaaaaatcccaaaatgagaaaaagtacagtaaatatatatatatatgcacgaaCTCCTACTAGAATAGTAGAGCAGCACTGCAAACGAAATTCCCCCCAAATTGAACAGTTGAATCAGGACCAGCAAGGCAAACAAGTTATGCAAACAAAaattgagagaagaagagattcgAAGTTACCGACagagagaaggagagggagCGAGGGTTAGACGACGAAGTGCTCAGGTCCAAGCAACGACAATGAGGGGATCTAAGCGAGGGTTTTTTGAAGATGGTTGGTGAATTCTTTTGCGGTCATCGTGATGAAAGCCAAAGGGGGAAAAAgcaaaaaccctaatttctgCAAACCAACGGAAGCTCTCCTGGCCTGTGGATGAGACCCCGGTGTTCTTCAGAGAGATTCTAcggagagggggagagagagagagagagagagagagagttaaggAGAGTGTTGAAGCCCTTACTTGGATATAACACTGcgaaattaaattgaattgaattgaatattgatttttttttaaataaaaaagaatcaattattaaaaattagaaaaccatgattttgtaaatttattttaattttattttttagtttaaatgcaactaattttttatttaaatttcaattatagTTATATCTTACCATCTTAAATGCATTCatcatttattgataatttatataaactctcaatttatttattaaatgagaTGTAATGTCATTaataagacaaaaaaaatttaaatctcacACTTCTACTCGAGATGGTACAATTTCGATGTGCATTAACgtaatgtttgttaattaagatatagattaaaaaagttaaaatattaaaaatattttaaataaaagttattgtatttatttaataatatttaaaaaataaatcacatactttcttattttgaactgttcaaataaatttatctttctcgtttccaaataaatttatcttagattttataaataagaaaaaatgatgcatatgtCCACTAATATattgtaaaaaatttaacaaatagtctaATAAAAAACTTGTAATGTTTTTTAACCTTATATTGAgcatttcatatcttaatttgAAAAAGTATTACAATCTTATTTTACTGATTTTAATAAGCATTACTTAAGTgtttaaattgtctattcaTCTATTTTTCAATAGATTTTACTATAATTACATTATCAATTAACcatgaatattaataaaattagatggcaaatataattgaaaaaaaataaaaggttgAAAGTCcccctaaaaaaatttatattatgtcaaaatttgaaataaaaaattgtatttattttttattttttatctagaCTAAATTCATCGGGTGGATTGGAGAGTAATCAAAGTGAAATGTAATGTTTTGGAGAATTAAAATAGGCTTAGCATGTACAACGTCCCTCAAatgtttttttatcttcatttgttatcttaaatgtaatatttatatattaaatataatttaatatatcttGTTAGTGTAGTTTGTTCATGTGACATGACATCAACAATTATTTGGTTTACACTTAGTCATAatatagatttaaaataataattttgaatagttaaattatcaaatattgacgtctaaatctcatattttttaattattattgaggaGTATCtatatgtattaaattattaaaataaaaataaaatgctaaatgtaatataatttttaaaatattttttatttaaaaaataaaaacttaatcaCCAATATTTAATCTCATGATCTTAGGAGTacaacatatttaattttaccaTTTTATTAACTTTAATCTTGATCTAAATTTTgttctaaaaatataaaaattagacCATAATTATCAATTGTTACttcataaatttttatctaaaatattttattttttatttacaggCATAGCACGGACATACttttagtatatttatatttgtattcttaaaatatttttatattttacttataTGTCTCTCAAGATCTCAACACTCATGCCTTTATTTCTTCTGGACGTCAGATTTCTACAACTTCTGGCTTATTATCAATTCTCATCATGCCTGAGTTTATTTCTGCTAGATCTCTGGATCCTTCATCAAAGGGCCTATCATCACCTAAACTGGGATTTTCAAGTGCTCGAGTTCCATTACCAGACTCTGCTCGTTCCTGATGCACTAGGAACTTTGATGCTTGATTCAGTTTCCTTGGAGTTGGAGGAAAGCCATGTTGTTACCTGTCTCACTTGGAACAGCTGTTCCTGTATTGCTGTTCGACAACCAATGGAAGCAATCTTGAAGCAGCCAAAGAAAAATCTTCGGATCATAAATACCCAAAATTAGAGGCTGCAGAACTGAAGTCGTCGAGGGAATTTGTTCCTGTCAGCAGTTTCAAACTCAGGCATCAGACAGTGATTTCACTGGTTCAGGGTCTGGTATTTGGTTATCACTTGAGAATCCATGATTCGCAAGAAAATGCTCCACTTGATACCTAATTCCAATTTAATCCACTGGAAATATCATCTGTTCATTACTTAAAGTATTCAGAAATGAACTCTAATTACACGTCAGATTCTCTATCTGCAAGTGACTAGTTCTTTTAACCAACGTTGGTGGGTGGGGAAATCATTTAagatgtttctatttgtaggtTGGGAAATGGCGGCAAGATGAGAGATTTGTCTGAATTGACTGTGGGCTTGAATCATAAACAGGCTCTTCATGTTGACTGTCATCCGCTAAACCAATCATAGAGTCTGAGTCTGAATGTTCTTGTGAAGGTTCCTCTGCAATGACACAGTCCTCCATAGGATTCTCCATTTTGGGGTGGTCCAAATTTACCTCGTCTACTTCTGACAATGACGACAGGCTTGATCTACTACTGCAATGAACTTCATCTGGTGCGTTATTCAGATGAATTTCACTTGTGCTGTACTCCACAGGAGTAGTTTCAGAAGAGACAGAGAAGTTTTCAGGATGACTTTCCACACCTCCCAATCTAATTTCAGTGTCATCATGCACGGTACCTCTGTTCTCAGCCTGGCCTAATTCCACAGTGTGTACATCATCAGAAGATTCGCTTCCATGTCCAACATGCTCGGAAGCACTCTCGATGTCCAAGATCATCCCTACTACTTCTTGAGAAGAATCTTCTTCACTAGCATTCTTATCACCCTCACCCTCATCTGAACATATTGACTCGGTTTCAGGAACAGAACTCTCGCTTGATTGCCTTCGGATGGAGGAATAGCTTGTCCATTCCATAGGAAGCCGTTCCGGTACAAAATAAGGTCTTAACTTGATATCTTGCTTCTCCTGCTTGGAAGGCCCAAATGGTGATGGTCTCACATTAAAACTTTCATGCCTTCGGAGGAAAATCTCCTTCGGAGGAAGTGGCATAACCCCAGGTGGAAAACTCTCTTCCACAGGATCAGGTTTCTTACTACTCAAGTCACAAGGAAGATCAAAAGGGTTACCTCTTTTTAAGAGAATAGAAGGAGCAGATCCAGGAATAGGTGGTAACCCCGTGTCGCCATCAGTATCATgaggaagatcgaaagggttgATTCTTCTTGTTGAAATGTAAGGAATATTGAAGGGGGGACCAACAATTTTATCTGCAAAGTTCTTCTCGGTCATCATCCTCCTCATGCTTCTTTTCGCAATAAGATTCTCCAACCTTTTATTCCTTTCTAGCTCAGATGTTCCCAACTCCATGAGATTCTTTTGGTCATCCTCTGTCCACGTGACTGAAGATTTAGTTCCATCCTCTTTATCATTCTGTGTTCCTTCTTCCCCTTCATAGTCATCGTTTTCATCACTATCATCCTCACAAGCTTCCTCTTTCTGGCTTTTAATATCCTCGTCTGAGTCTGACTCATTAGTGCCATCACTAGATTTCTGAGACGTCTCTGAATCAGCATCAGAACCACCATCGTATATACTAGCAGGCTGAGGAGCGTCTTCATCTAAAAGCGGGTGGATCTCGTCAAGCATTGGAATGATGCCGGATATTGAAGCATCAGGAGAGCAACTCCCGGCCCAATCAGACCCCGCACTCGTACCCTCATCATCCACATCCTCCACCGGTGATTCTGGAGGAGAGTCTGCATAATCTGCAACGTGAGAATAATCAGATAGCCTAGGCGATATATCATGCTGCAATTCAAACTTTTCCTCTTCTATATTATCAATCTGAGAAAACTGGTTCTCAAGGCCTTCCCCATTTCCAAGTCCCTCTTCATCCATTTCACTCATCATCTCAATTTCGGAGTCATCAAAATCTATTTCCACTCCCTCAGGCACCTGCTTTTCTAACCGAATTTTCTGGGAATCTTCTTTGATTAGTGGTACACTATAAACAAAGTTACCAAACACTTCTTCAACTTCACTGGCAATGGGGACTCTGAAATTGTCATTTCTCTCAACAACAGGAGCAACATTAGAAACCCCAACTTTTAGACCTTTGATCTCAAGGGTTGCCAATTCTTGCTTCTTGGTTTCGGGTATGCTCCATTGATCAAAACTCAAAAGGGTTCCAATCAAAACAATGCTGCAAACAACAATAGGGGAAGCAGACACCAGGAGGgaaaacagaaaaggaaatGATCTGCgtagaaaaatcaagaaaaacacCACGGCAACAAGGAATGGATGGTTGTAAACTGTTTTGTAACATCTTCTGATTGAAATGGTCGCCAATTTCTTGATTTGAAACCCAATCTCCATCGTCCCacaacccctctctctctctcttctcgtcTGTTCCACGTAGAAATTAATTAGGAACAACCCAATTCAATCAAGAACAAATTCACATTGCTCCTAAGAGAACACGAACACAAAACGAGAGGATCTGATAATGTGAGCACAATCCCACATCAGAGAGCCGATCcgacaagataaaaaaaagcaTCAAAAGAGAGGTAATTTTGGGACCTGAAAGCATCAAAGGCGCTGGTGATGGAAACGGTTGGAATGAAATGCAACAAGGGAAGATGAAGGACAAAGAATGAAGACAAATGGCTTACCGGCTTGGAGCAaaattgatctctctctctctctctcatcttcctcGTACCATTCTTACGGAAGACTGGCTTGGATGGAGGTCCCCATTTGCCAAAGGAAGAGTCTGTTTTGGACaggggaaatttgcaaaaataggaccgCTGGAAAAGCATTTTACAAATATAGGACCCTTAaactttttttacaaaattaaaacttttgagagttgaatgGAGTAAAATGCCCCCGACTTAAATTAGCTTACGATCCTTTCATCATCTTCCTCTTGCACGCACATCCCCAATCGCCCGCCGACTAGAACATCTCTCTCGTTCGTCCTCTTCGtcatctctcttgctcgtcGGTTGCTGTTTCTTCGTCGGTCTTCGTCTTCAAAGCCATTGCAAGTAATTTCAAAGTGTTTTACCCTCTTTGATGCGATTTTTTAAATGACTACGTAATGGATATGCAAACGAACCTCGCTCTGATTCTGAATTCTAAATCTCGATTAAATGAAGGCTATGCATTTCACTATAGGTTCAAACTAGAAGCATACGTAAAAATGTTTCCGTTCGGTTTATATATCGGTacccaaaaatgttttatgtACCGATATCATATACTGGTATAATTGTATcgattttaatttaatgtaaaccAATACATAGTAACCGATATACATCCTATATCGGTATAATTATATtggttttaatttaatgtaaactGATACATAGTAAACGATATACTTTCTATTACAACTACTATATCGATATAACTATATCAGTTGTAATTTTACTTAAATCGATATATAATAATCGACATATCCTTACGTGACCGATATTATGAAACCGATATAGATTAAACTTATAACATTGTCATTGAGATTTATAGCATTGTCGTGAGGCTTTGGGAGATTTTATGCTTTGAAGATAAGTCAAATTTACAGTATTGTCATTGAGATGAATTTTATGGATGAATaggttttttttctcttataaatttattgttaattatttatatagattttgctATCAAATTTATAAGGTGGAAGGACGATCTTTTAAAACATTGATTTGTGaatgataattgtattttatacCTAATTTTATACGtatatacaataatataaaatacaagACTACAAGTAACTTGTACAAGTTAAACTTAATTTCAAAGACTATTGTAGATGCTACGGATGAAagtttttcaatataaaattttatctttagatcatttgctaatattttgagtttagttaaacttgatgaaaaataattatttggtaaatataaagttgattatgtaattatttatgcCTTTATaactgtttttttattttattaaagatataattggaaAGATTGTTGAAAAGATAATGATAAGTGCCAAAAATCTTGTGGAAGGACAAACGAGAAAATGTGATAACTTAtataatgtgttaattattctttaatatattGAATGACGATATATTAAATTAAGAGTATTCTTCAATAACATAATGAAtggtgaataattaattaaatttaaattttgataaatggttaaatattaaaaaaattataattattggtGTTTGagtcatttaaaataataaattaaaattttaaatttattttaattacacctcCCGTGCCATCACGGGTTGAACACTAGTTTAGATTAAAGGGTGACAAGCTGTTTCATGCGGACTACGAGTGAATCAGGACCCTTGGGCACGACTCATTCGCGTGGACGGCTACGATGGCTTGATCATG
This window harbors:
- the LOC127790180 gene encoding uncharacterized protein LOC127790180; this encodes MEIGFQIKKLATISIRRCYKTVYNHPFLVAVVFFLIFLRRSFPFLFSLLVSASPIVVCSIVLIGTLLSFDQWSIPETKKQELATLEIKGLKVGVSNVAPVVERNDNFRVPIASEVEEVFGNFVYSVPLIKEDSQKIRLEKQVPEGVEIDFDDSEIEMMSEMDEEGLGNGEGLENQFSQIDNIEEEKFELQHDISPRLSDYSHVADYADSPPESPVEDVDDEGTSAGSDWAGSCSPDASISGIIPMLDEIHPLLDEDAPQPASIYDGGSDADSETSQKSSDGTNESDSDEDIKSQKEEACEDDSDENDDYEGEEGTQNDKEDGTKSSVTWTEDDQKNLMELGTSELERNKRLENLIAKRSMRRMMTEKNFADKIVGPPFNIPYISTRRINPFDLPHDTDGDTGLPPIPGSAPSILLKRGNPFDLPCDLSSKKPDPVEESFPPGVMPLPPKEIFLRRHESFNVRPSPFGPSKQEKQDIKLRPYFVPERLPMEWTSYSSIRRQSSESSVPETESICSDEGEGDKNASEEDSSQEVVGMILDIESASEHVGHGSESSDDVHTVELGQAENRGTVHDDTEIRLGGVESHPENFSVSSETTPVEYSTSEIHLNNAPDEVHCSSRSSLSSLSEVDEVNLDHPKMENPMEDCVIAEEPSQEHSDSDSMIGLADDSQHEEPVYDSSPQSIQTNLSSCRHFPTYK